In Streptomyces sp. SLBN-118, the following are encoded in one genomic region:
- a CDS encoding transglycosylase domain-containing protein, with the protein MGRADERQARQRGARRAKKAKPTGIRRFFTWRKLLGTFFGLCLLAMGAFFVIYLIVPVPTANAQAEMQSNVYKYSNGKILARSGKINREIVGLEKIPRDVQFTFVAAENKTFFKDSGVDFKGTARGLMNTLTGKGKQGGSTITQQYVKNYYLNQDQTVTRKLKELVISLKVDQKKEKSEILAGYINTAYYGRSAYGIQAAAQAYYRKDAKDLDVAQGAYLAALLQAPSQYDWAVASGAGKKLVKERWNYVLDNMVEENWLDPGTRAGLKFPVPKEPKAAPGMEGQTGYLVDAANAELERAGISEEKIKAGGWTITLNIDEKRQKQLVKSVNKQLEERLDRKKDKADATVQAGATSVDPKTGHVVALYGGIGATEHWLSNATRRDYQPASTFKPIVLASALENGAETQDGLRIGLNTKYDGTSKRPVVGSDTPFAPENEDDQDYGPVSVQRATNSSINSVFAQMIVDVTPQKAKKTALDLGMKDGKDFPERPAMSLGTMGASTWDMAGVYATFDNHGKKVTPTILKSAEHKSFKPDLPEPVGDQAISREAADTTTAAMTGVVKSGSGTNAAGDYQAAGKTGTSENNRSAWFVGYTPELVTAVALFGEDPKGGQVTLTNTVNEGRANGGGVPAKIWKQYTTGALSDEAAAAEFDLEVEEGATADPDPTPTQSPSETPSQTPSKGPKNTPTKKPTKTPTGKPTKTPTGEPTQSPTQSPTIAPSTDPADGTSGGPDGNPVIKP; encoded by the coding sequence ATGGGCCGAGCGGACGAGCGGCAGGCCCGGCAGCGCGGCGCGCGCCGGGCGAAGAAAGCCAAGCCAACCGGCATACGGCGCTTCTTCACCTGGAGGAAGCTGCTGGGCACCTTCTTCGGCCTCTGCCTGCTGGCGATGGGCGCGTTCTTCGTGATCTATCTGATCGTGCCCGTGCCCACGGCCAACGCCCAGGCCGAGATGCAGAGCAACGTCTACAAGTACAGCAACGGCAAGATCCTCGCCCGCTCCGGCAAAATCAACCGCGAGATCGTCGGGCTCGAGAAAATCCCCAGGGACGTGCAGTTCACCTTCGTCGCGGCCGAGAACAAGACCTTCTTCAAGGACTCCGGAGTCGACTTCAAGGGCACCGCCCGCGGCCTGATGAACACCCTCACGGGCAAGGGCAAGCAGGGCGGCTCCACCATCACCCAGCAGTACGTCAAGAACTACTACCTGAACCAAGACCAGACGGTCACCCGCAAGCTCAAGGAGCTGGTGATCTCGCTCAAGGTGGACCAGAAGAAGGAGAAGAGCGAGATCCTGGCCGGGTACATCAACACGGCCTACTACGGGCGCAGTGCGTACGGAATCCAGGCCGCGGCCCAGGCGTACTACCGCAAGGACGCCAAGGACCTGGACGTCGCCCAGGGCGCCTATCTCGCCGCCCTGCTCCAGGCCCCCAGCCAGTACGACTGGGCCGTCGCCTCGGGCGCCGGCAAGAAGCTGGTCAAGGAGCGTTGGAACTACGTACTCGACAACATGGTCGAGGAGAACTGGCTCGACCCCGGCACGCGCGCGGGTCTGAAGTTCCCCGTGCCGAAGGAGCCCAAGGCCGCCCCGGGCATGGAGGGTCAGACCGGCTACCTCGTCGACGCGGCCAACGCCGAGCTGGAGCGCGCAGGCATCAGCGAGGAGAAGATCAAGGCCGGCGGCTGGACGATCACCCTCAACATCGACGAGAAGCGCCAGAAGCAACTGGTCAAGTCGGTGAACAAGCAGCTCGAGGAGAGGCTCGACCGCAAGAAGGACAAGGCCGACGCGACCGTCCAGGCGGGCGCGACGTCCGTCGACCCGAAGACGGGGCATGTCGTCGCCCTCTACGGCGGCATCGGTGCCACCGAGCACTGGCTGTCCAACGCGACCCGCCGCGACTACCAGCCCGCGTCGACCTTCAAGCCCATCGTCCTCGCCTCGGCCCTGGAGAACGGCGCCGAGACCCAGGACGGACTCAGGATCGGCCTGAACACGAAGTACGACGGCACCAGCAAGCGGCCGGTCGTGGGCAGCGACACCCCCTTCGCGCCGGAGAACGAGGACGACCAGGATTACGGGCCGGTCAGCGTCCAGCGGGCGACGAACAGCTCCATCAACTCCGTCTTCGCACAGATGATCGTGGACGTCACCCCGCAGAAGGCGAAGAAGACCGCGCTCGACCTCGGCATGAAGGACGGCAAGGACTTTCCGGAGCGGCCGGCGATGTCGCTCGGCACGATGGGCGCCTCCACCTGGGACATGGCCGGGGTGTACGCGACCTTCGACAACCATGGCAAGAAGGTCACGCCGACGATTCTGAAGTCCGCCGAGCACAAGTCGTTCAAGCCCGATCTGCCCGAGCCGGTGGGCGACCAGGCCATCAGCCGCGAGGCGGCGGACACCACGACCGCAGCCATGACGGGCGTCGTGAAGTCCGGCTCGGGCACCAACGCGGCCGGTGACTACCAGGCGGCGGGCAAGACCGGTACCTCGGAGAACAACCGCTCGGCCTGGTTCGTGGGCTACACCCCCGAACTGGTCACCGCTGTCGCCCTGTTCGGCGAGGACCCCAAGGGCGGACAGGTCACGCTGACCAATACAGTCAACGAGGGCCGCGCCAACGGTGGTGGTGTCCCGGCGAAGATCTGGAAGCAGTACACGACGGGCGCGCTCAGCGACGAGGCCGCCGCGGCCGAGTTCGACCTGGAGGTCGAGGAGGGCGCGACCGCGGACCCGGACCCGACGCCGACCCAGTCCCCGTCCGAGACGCCTTCGCAGACCCCGTCCAAGGGACCGAAGAACACTCCGACGAAGAAGCCCACCAAGACGCCGACGGGCAAGCCCACCAAGACGCCGACGGGCGAACCGACCCAGTCGCCCACTCAGTCGCCGACGATCGCGCCGTCAACCGATCCCGCCGACGGCACTTCCGGCGGGCCGGACGGCAATCCCGTCATCAAGCCGTAG
- a CDS encoding SPFH domain-containing protein, whose translation MPVTSTSTVDDLPQMPTPQVREIPAHSIGGGLALLLGLLGLGGGVALVVTGASAGAAGTKAALIVLGIVIAVTAFFAMCGLNTVAPGEARVVQLFGRYRGTIRTDGLRWVNPLTSRTKISTRVRNHETAVLKVNDAYGNPIELAAVVVWKVEDTAQALFEVDDFLEFVSTQTEAAVRHIAIEYPYDAHDEDGLSLRGNAEEITEKLAVELHARVEAAGVHIIESRFTHLAYAPEIASAMLQRQQAGAVVAARRQIVDGAVGMVEAALARIQEQDIVELDAERKAAMVSNLMVVLCGDRAAQPVLNTGTLYQ comes from the coding sequence ATGCCTGTCACCAGTACGTCGACCGTGGACGACCTGCCTCAGATGCCGACGCCACAGGTCCGTGAGATTCCGGCACACAGCATCGGCGGGGGACTCGCGCTGCTGCTGGGGCTGCTCGGCCTCGGAGGCGGAGTGGCACTCGTCGTGACCGGTGCGTCCGCCGGCGCGGCCGGCACGAAGGCGGCACTGATAGTCCTCGGCATCGTGATCGCGGTCACGGCCTTCTTCGCGATGTGCGGGCTGAACACGGTCGCGCCCGGCGAGGCGCGGGTGGTCCAGCTCTTCGGGCGCTACCGGGGCACGATCCGTACGGACGGACTGCGCTGGGTCAACCCGCTCACCTCGCGGACCAAGATCTCGACGCGGGTACGGAACCACGAGACCGCGGTACTGAAGGTCAACGACGCGTACGGCAACCCGATCGAACTCGCCGCCGTCGTGGTGTGGAAGGTCGAGGACACCGCGCAGGCGCTGTTCGAGGTCGACGACTTCCTGGAGTTCGTCTCGACGCAGACCGAAGCGGCTGTGCGGCACATCGCGATCGAGTACCCCTACGACGCGCACGACGAGGACGGCCTGTCGCTGCGCGGCAACGCGGAAGAGATCACGGAGAAGCTGGCGGTGGAGCTGCACGCGCGCGTAGAGGCGGCGGGCGTCCACATCATCGAGTCCCGCTTCACGCACCTCGCGTACGCACCGGAGATCGCGTCCGCGATGCTGCAGCGCCAGCAGGCCGGAGCGGTGGTCGCGGCACGGCGGCAGATCGTGGACGGCGCGGTCGGCATGGTCGAGGCGGCGCTGGCCAGGATCCAGGAACAGGACATCGTGGAGCTCGACGCGGAACGGAAGGCGGCGATGGTGTCGAATCTGATGGTGGTGCTGTGCGGCGACCGCGCGGCCCAGCCGGTCCTCAACACGGGCACGCTCTACCAGTGA
- a CDS encoding roadblock/LC7 domain-containing protein, whose product MKGLRDQIPGITDTAVVAVDGLLIAADTEDAIEPNGLAALAAAGLGLARRTTTATGRGSLRRTVVYGNQGCAAVYAVGDTALMVVLGDEGLDVERLHLDSQPMLKRIGAILSEGK is encoded by the coding sequence ATGAAGGGACTTCGCGACCAGATACCAGGAATTACCGATACGGCGGTGGTGGCCGTCGACGGGCTGCTCATCGCCGCCGACACCGAGGACGCCATCGAACCGAACGGGCTCGCCGCGCTCGCCGCGGCCGGCCTCGGCCTTGCCCGGCGTACGACAACGGCCACGGGCCGCGGATCGCTGCGGCGCACGGTCGTCTACGGAAACCAGGGCTGTGCGGCCGTGTACGCGGTGGGCGACACGGCACTGATGGTGGTGCTCGGTGACGAGGGCCTCGACGTCGAACGACTCCACCTGGATTCCCAGCCGATGCTGAAGCGCATCGGAGCCATCCTGTCCGAAGGGAAGTAA
- a CDS encoding MarR family transcriptional regulator: MCPESKGAAAKGEVMPDIRESLHRAGHGVLSLALAQCRAAGSTMVLRVCGRPGGVFHLRQGSVVAVESPGAPGIQTLLLRSGRISEADWADLVPAGMDARRPGAELVARGQIGAAELQVVSAMALQDAVFAVIAGDMGECIADPESGPLVPVGPGEDPLRLLDNAVRKLAALAALPHPVLPDRERVVAGRGVDGPAEDLAPHRKEILFLADGRRTPRDIAFMIGRGVYHVTVEISRMLGEGLLERATRSAPTGVPRVLAAQAPVPRRPATAPDGADATGDLPRRTPGASGITEKTLAADVSATSWKGLFRFRSRTRAANSGVTDS, translated from the coding sequence ATGTGCCCCGAATCGAAGGGCGCGGCTGCCAAGGGGGAAGTGATGCCGGACATCCGCGAATCCCTTCACCGTGCCGGACACGGAGTGCTCTCACTGGCGTTGGCCCAGTGCCGCGCGGCCGGATCCACCATGGTCCTGCGGGTGTGCGGCAGACCCGGCGGAGTGTTCCATCTCCGGCAGGGCAGCGTGGTGGCGGTCGAGAGCCCGGGCGCCCCCGGAATCCAGACGCTGCTGCTGCGCTCCGGCCGGATCAGCGAGGCGGACTGGGCCGATCTGGTCCCGGCGGGCATGGACGCGCGCAGGCCCGGCGCCGAACTGGTCGCGCGCGGGCAGATCGGCGCCGCCGAACTTCAGGTCGTATCCGCGATGGCCCTGCAGGACGCGGTCTTCGCCGTCATCGCGGGAGACATGGGCGAGTGCATCGCCGATCCCGAGAGCGGTCCGCTCGTCCCGGTCGGCCCAGGCGAGGACCCGCTGCGGCTGCTCGACAACGCGGTCCGGAAACTCGCCGCTCTTGCCGCGCTGCCCCACCCCGTCCTGCCCGACCGCGAGCGGGTCGTCGCCGGCCGCGGCGTCGACGGACCGGCCGAGGACCTGGCGCCCCACCGGAAGGAGATCCTCTTTCTCGCCGACGGCAGGCGCACCCCACGGGACATCGCCTTCATGATCGGCCGGGGCGTCTACCACGTGACCGTCGAGATCTCACGGATGCTCGGCGAGGGGCTGCTGGAGCGAGCCACGCGCAGCGCGCCGACCGGCGTCCCTCGCGTGCTCGCGGCGCAGGCTCCGGTTCCGAGGCGTCCGGCCACCGCCCCGGACGGAGCGGACGCGACCGGCGATCTGCCCCGCCGTACTCCCGGGGCCAGCGGGATTACGGAGAAGACTCTCGCCGCGGACGTTTCCGCGACGAGCTGGAAAGGGCTCTTCCGATTTCGAAGCCGTACCCGGGCAGCGAATTCCGGGGTCACGGACTCCTGA
- a CDS encoding hydrogen peroxide-inducible genes activator, which produces MKQPSLAQLRAFAAVAEHLHFRDAAAAIGMSQPALSGAVSALEVALGVQLLERTTRKVLLSPAGERLAARARAVLDAVGELMEEAEAVRAPFTGVLRLGVIPTVAPYLLPNVLRLVHDRYPDLDLQVHEEQTSSLLDGLGAGRLDLLLLAVPLGVPGVMELPLFDEDFVLVTPEDHWLGGRQDIPREALRELHLLLLDEGHCLRDQALDICREAGRTEGAPVTTTAAGLSTLVQLVAGGLGVTLLPRTAIDVETGRGGRLQTGYFAEPAPARRIALAMRAGAARQGEFVEFAQALRKAMAVLPVRVLSAGADS; this is translated from the coding sequence ATGAAACAACCGAGCCTCGCGCAACTGCGTGCCTTCGCGGCCGTGGCCGAGCATCTGCACTTCCGGGACGCAGCGGCAGCAATCGGGATGAGTCAGCCCGCGCTCTCCGGAGCGGTGTCCGCACTTGAGGTGGCACTGGGTGTCCAGCTGCTGGAGCGTACGACCCGTAAGGTGCTGCTCTCCCCGGCCGGGGAGAGGCTCGCGGCCCGGGCCCGGGCGGTGCTGGACGCGGTCGGTGAGCTGATGGAGGAGGCCGAGGCGGTACGCGCCCCCTTCACCGGAGTCCTCAGGCTCGGAGTGATCCCGACCGTCGCTCCCTATCTGCTGCCGAACGTGCTGCGGCTCGTCCACGACCGTTATCCCGACCTCGATCTCCAGGTCCACGAGGAGCAGACCTCCTCACTGCTGGACGGCCTCGGGGCCGGGCGGCTCGATCTGCTGCTGCTCGCCGTGCCCCTGGGGGTGCCGGGGGTGATGGAACTTCCGCTGTTCGACGAGGACTTTGTTCTTGTGACGCCCGAGGACCACTGGCTGGGCGGCCGGCAGGACATCCCGCGCGAGGCACTGCGCGAGCTGCATCTGCTGCTGCTCGACGAAGGTCACTGCCTGCGCGACCAGGCCCTCGACATCTGCCGCGAGGCGGGACGCACCGAGGGTGCCCCGGTGACCACCACGGCCGCGGGTCTGTCGACGCTTGTGCAACTGGTCGCGGGCGGGCTCGGCGTGACGCTGTTGCCGCGTACGGCGATCGACGTCGAGACCGGCCGCGGCGGGCGGCTGCAGACGGGGTACTTCGCGGAGCCGGCTCCCGCGCGCCGGATCGCCCTGGCGATGCGTGCGGGCGCGGCACGCCAGGGCGAGTTCGTCGAGTTCGCGCAGGCGCTGCGGAAGGCGATGGCCGTGCTCCCGGTCCGGGTGCTGTCCGCCGGAGCTGACTCTTAA
- a CDS encoding peroxiredoxin produces the protein MLTVGDQFPTFELTACVSLESGKEFEEINHKSYEGKWKVVFAWPKDFTFVCPTEIAAFGKLNEEFADRDAQILGFSGDSEFVHHAWRKDHADLRDLPFPMMADSKHELMRDLGIEGEDGFAQRAVFIVDPNNEIQFTMVTAGSVGRNPKEVLRVLDALQTDELCPCNWTKGENTLDPVALLSGE, from the coding sequence GTGCTCACTGTCGGTGACCAGTTCCCCACGTTCGAACTGACCGCCTGCGTCTCGCTGGAGAGCGGCAAGGAGTTCGAGGAGATCAACCACAAGTCCTACGAGGGCAAGTGGAAGGTCGTGTTCGCGTGGCCCAAGGACTTCACCTTCGTCTGCCCCACCGAGATCGCCGCCTTCGGCAAGCTTAACGAGGAGTTCGCCGACCGCGACGCCCAGATCCTCGGCTTCTCCGGCGACTCCGAGTTCGTCCACCACGCCTGGCGCAAGGACCACGCCGACCTGCGTGACCTGCCCTTCCCGATGATGGCCGACTCCAAGCACGAGCTGATGCGCGACCTCGGCATCGAGGGCGAGGACGGCTTCGCGCAGCGCGCCGTCTTCATCGTCGACCCGAACAACGAGATCCAGTTCACGATGGTCACCGCCGGTTCCGTCGGCCGTAACCCCAAGGAGGTCCTGCGGGTGCTGGACGCCCTGCAGACCGACGAGCTGTGCCCGTGCAACTGGACCAAGGGCGAGAACACCCTCGACCCGGTCGCGCTCCTGTCGGGCGAGTGA
- a CDS encoding alkyl hydroperoxide reductase yields the protein MSLDDLKSALPDYAKDLKLNLGSVIGNSALPQQQLWGTVLACAIASRSPKVLRELEPEAKASLSPEAYTAAKSAAAVMAMNNVFYRTRHLLSDPEYGTLRAGLRMNVIGNPGVEKIDFELWSLAVSAINGCGQCLDSHEQVLRKAGVDRETIQEAFKIASVIQAVGTTLDAEAVMAE from the coding sequence ATGTCCCTCGACGACCTCAAGTCCGCGCTGCCGGACTACGCCAAGGACCTGAAGCTGAACCTCGGTTCGGTCATCGGCAACAGTGCGCTCCCTCAGCAGCAGCTCTGGGGCACCGTCCTGGCCTGCGCGATCGCCTCGCGCTCGCCGAAGGTGCTGCGCGAACTGGAGCCGGAGGCCAAGGCAAGCCTCTCCCCAGAGGCATACACCGCCGCCAAGTCGGCCGCTGCCGTCATGGCGATGAACAACGTCTTCTACCGGACCCGGCACCTGCTGTCGGACCCGGAGTACGGCACGCTGCGCGCCGGGCTGCGGATGAATGTCATCGGCAACCCGGGTGTGGAGAAGATCGACTTCGAGCTCTGGTCGCTCGCCGTCTCCGCGATCAACGGCTGCGGCCAGTGCCTCGACTCGCACGAGCAGGTGCTCCGTAAGGCCGGTGTGGACCGCGAGACGATCCAGGAGGCCTTCAAGATCGCCTCGGTGATCCAGGCGGTCGGTACGACGCTTGACGCGGAAGCCGTCATGGCCGAGTAG
- a CDS encoding AI-2E family transporter — MSRLPGWLAGMGASLTRIGEHLEERRTEAAMDGMPDLVVPDVVVPEAVPSARGNVPPPPSYAPAIAARPDPVAAIPWGIRVAAEAGWRLLVLAGTLWVLIRVISAVQLVVLAFVAALLVTALLQPTVARLKRLGLPRGLATAVTAVAGFVVMGLVGWFVVWQVMDNLDDLSDRVRDGIEELKRWLLDSPFHVTEQQINDIAKNLSDTIGTNTEEITSAGLQGVTVMVEILTGMLLAMFSTLFLLYDGKRIWQWVLKLVPAQAREGVAGAGPRAWRTLTAYVRGTVIVALIDAIFIGLGIYFLDVPMAVPLAVFIFLFAFIPLVGAVVSGALAVVVALVTQGVFTALMVLIVVLAVQQIEGHVLQPFILGRAVRVHPLAVVLAVAAGGMTAGIGGAVVAVPLVAVTNTVVGYLRAYSKEQTLRAAQPQHSVVATELAPAPVPVTPGAQEE, encoded by the coding sequence ATGTCACGACTGCCAGGATGGCTTGCCGGTATGGGCGCCTCTCTGACCCGGATCGGCGAGCACCTGGAGGAGCGGCGCACCGAGGCGGCCATGGACGGCATGCCCGACCTCGTCGTGCCTGATGTCGTCGTGCCCGAGGCAGTGCCGTCCGCTCGGGGAAACGTCCCGCCACCGCCCTCGTACGCCCCCGCCATAGCCGCGAGGCCCGATCCCGTCGCGGCCATTCCGTGGGGCATCCGTGTCGCCGCCGAGGCCGGCTGGCGGCTGCTCGTACTGGCAGGCACGCTCTGGGTGCTGATCCGCGTCATCAGCGCCGTGCAACTGGTCGTCCTCGCCTTCGTCGCCGCGCTGCTCGTCACTGCGCTGCTCCAGCCCACCGTGGCCAGGCTGAAGAGACTGGGGCTGCCGCGCGGACTGGCCACCGCCGTCACCGCGGTCGCCGGCTTCGTCGTCATGGGCCTGGTCGGCTGGTTCGTGGTCTGGCAGGTCATGGACAACCTCGACGATCTCTCCGACCGGGTCAGGGACGGTATCGAGGAGCTCAAGCGCTGGCTGCTCGACAGCCCCTTCCATGTCACCGAGCAGCAGATCAACGACATAGCCAAGAACCTCAGCGACACCATCGGGACCAACACCGAGGAGATCACCTCGGCCGGTCTGCAGGGTGTGACCGTGATGGTCGAGATCCTCACCGGAATGCTGCTGGCGATGTTCTCCACGCTCTTCCTGCTGTACGACGGCAAGCGCATCTGGCAATGGGTGCTCAAGCTGGTCCCGGCCCAGGCCCGCGAGGGTGTCGCCGGAGCCGGCCCGCGGGCCTGGCGCACGCTGACCGCCTATGTGCGCGGCACGGTGATAGTGGCGCTGATCGACGCGATCTTCATCGGCCTCGGCATCTACTTCCTCGATGTCCCGATGGCCGTCCCGCTGGCCGTGTTCATCTTCCTTTTCGCCTTCATCCCGCTCGTCGGCGCGGTCGTCTCGGGAGCACTGGCAGTCGTCGTCGCACTGGTCACCCAGGGCGTGTTCACCGCGCTGATGGTGCTGATCGTCGTGCTGGCCGTGCAGCAGATCGAGGGCCATGTACTGCAGCCGTTCATCCTGGGCCGGGCGGTGCGGGTCCATCCCCTCGCCGTCGTCCTCGCGGTCGCGGCGGGCGGCATGACCGCGGGCATCGGCGGCGCGGTGGTGGCGGTGCCGCTGGTGGCGGTGACCAACACGGTCGTCGGCTACCTGCGCGCGTACAGCAAGGAGCAGACGCTGCGGGCCGCGCAGCCGCAGCACAGTGTCGTGGCGACCGAACTCGCCCCTGCTCCGGTGCCGGTGACTCCTGGGGCGCAGGAGGAGTAG
- a CDS encoding transglycosylase SLT domain-containing protein yields the protein MSRISVRGFAVASATAVTTVGAVVGVASGNAQPSSDNLEATAADATLLADIPVGQQAQIQVSSLTQQADAQAAAADAAAKRSAEEAARIQAAKTAKAKKEAAEEQAEREAEEKAARASRSAVRDASSFSAKSSYSVSEVQAIARQMVPGDQFQCFSNIVDHESSWNYQAQNASSGAYGLVQALPGSKMSSAGADWQTNPATQIKWGLNYMNDRYGSPCGAWSFWQANNWY from the coding sequence GTGAGCCGGATCTCGGTCCGGGGATTCGCCGTGGCATCCGCCACTGCGGTCACCACCGTCGGCGCCGTCGTGGGCGTTGCATCGGGCAATGCCCAGCCCTCGAGCGACAACCTCGAGGCAACGGCAGCCGATGCGACTCTCCTCGCAGACATACCCGTGGGCCAGCAGGCCCAGATTCAGGTCTCGTCCCTGACGCAGCAGGCCGACGCACAGGCCGCTGCCGCCGACGCGGCCGCGAAGAGGTCTGCCGAGGAAGCCGCCCGCATCCAGGCCGCCAAGACCGCCAAGGCGAAGAAGGAAGCCGCCGAGGAGCAGGCTGAGCGCGAGGCCGAGGAGAAGGCCGCACGAGCCAGCCGCAGCGCCGTGCGCGACGCGTCGAGCTTCTCCGCGAAGAGCTCCTACTCGGTCTCCGAGGTCCAGGCGATCGCACGACAGATGGTCCCCGGTGACCAGTTCCAGTGCTTCAGCAACATCGTGGACCACGAGTCCAGCTGGAACTACCAGGCGCAGAACGCCTCTTCCGGCGCCTACGGTCTCGTCCAGGCACTGCCCGGCTCGAAGATGTCCTCGGCCGGCGCCGACTGGCAGACCAACCCGGCCACCCAGATCAAGTGGGGCCTGAACTACATGAACGACCGTTACGGCAGCCCCTGCGGCGCCTGGTCGTTCTGGCAGGCCAACAACTGGTACTAG